From Vitis vinifera cultivar Pinot Noir 40024 chromosome 5, ASM3070453v1, the proteins below share one genomic window:
- the LOC100250917 gene encoding mogroside IE synthase, with product MESDKRVSETHIMVLPFHAQGHINPMLQFSKRLASKGIKVTLVIAATSNSQSMHAQTSSINIEIISEEFDRRQQEESIEDYLERFRILASQGLTALMEKHNRSNHPAKLLIYDSVLPWAQDLAEHLGLDGVPFFTQSCAVSAIYYHFYQGVFNTPLEESTVSMPSMPLLRVDDLPSFINVKSPVDSALLNLVLSQFSNFKKGKWILCNTFDKLEDQVMKWMTSQRPLIKTIGPTVPSMYLDKRLEDDKDYGLSLFQQNVDTCITWLDTKGIGSVVYVSFGSLASLGEEQMEELAWGLKRSNSHFMWVVRELEKKKLPNNFIEETSEKGLVVSWCCQLEVLAHKAVGCFMTHCGWNSTLEALSLGVPMIAMPRFSDQTTNAKFVEDIWQVGVRVKADEKGIVKREEIEMCLSEIMEGERGYEMKRNAARWKELAKEAVNEGGSSDKNLEEFVAELLCSSD from the exons ATGGAGAGTGACAAAAGAGTTAGTGAAACACATATCATGGTCCTTCCTTTCCATGCACAGGGTCACATAAACCCGATGCTCCAATTCTCCAAGCGCTTGGCCTCCAAAGGTATCAAGGTTACACTAGTAATCGCGGCAACTTCCAATAGTCAGTCCATGCACGCCCAAACTAGCTCCATCAACATTGAGATCATTTCTGAAGAGTTTGACAGACGCCAACAAGAAGAAAGTATTGAGGACTATCTGGAGCGTTTTAGAATATTAGCTTCACAAGGCTTGACCGCGCTTATGGAGAAGCACAATAGATCCAACCATCCTGCTAAACTACTTATCTATGACTCGGTTTTGCCGTGGGCACAAGACCTAGCTGAACACCTAGGCCTTGATGGGGTTCCATTCTTCACTCAATCATGTGCTGTTTCAGCTATCTATTACCATTTCTATCAAGGGGTATTCAACACTCCTTTAGAAGAATCAACAGTATCCATGCCTTCCATGCCACTATTACGTGTCGACGATCTTCCATCATTTATCAATGTTAAAAGCCCAGTCGACTCAGCTTTACTGAACCTCGTCTTGAGTCAGTTTTCAAATTTCAAGAAAGGGAAGTGGATATTGTGTAACACTTTTGACAAGTTGGAAGATCAG GTAATGAAATGGATGACAAGCCAAAGACCATTAATCAAGACAATAGGACCAACTGTTCCTTCGATGTACTTGGACAAGAGGTTGGAGGATGACAAAGACTATGGCCTCAGCCTTTTCCAGCAGAATGTTGACACCTGCATTACGTGGCTAGACACAAAGGGCATTGGTTCTGTGGTTTATGTATCGTTTGGAAGCTTGGCATCACTGGGAGAAGAGCAGATGGAGGAACTAGCATGGGGCCTGAAAAGGAGCAACAGCCACTTCATGTGGGTAGTCAGagaattggaaaagaaaaaactccCTAACAATTTCATAGAGGAAACATCCGAGAAGGGTTTGGTTGTGAGTTGGTGTTGTCAACTAGAAGTTTTAGCTCACAAAGCAGTCGGGTGTTTCATGACTCATTGCGGATGGAACTCAACACTGGAGGCACTGAGCTTGGGAGTGCCAATGATAGCAATGCCTCGGTTTTCAGACCAAACAACTAATGCTAAATTTGTTGAGGATATATGGCAAGTTGGGGTTAGAGTTAAGGCCGATGAAAAAGGGATTGTTAAGAGAGAGGAAATAGAGATGTGCCTAAGCGAAATTatggagggagagagagggtATGAGATGAAAAGGAATGCTGCGAGGTGGAAAGAATTAGCTAAAGAGGCAGTAAATGAAGGAGGAAGCTCCGATAAGAACTTGGAAGAATTTGTTGCAGAACTTTTATGCAGCTCAGATTGA